The window GCTTCGACCCGCGCCGGAGGACCATCGGCCCCTGAGGTGTCAGTCACTGGCCACGTTGCCCGACGGGAGGGAACGCCACTGAGCAAACGGCAAACGGCCCCGCCGCCGAGAGGCCGGCCGAGTCACCGCCCGAGTGAAGATCAGAGGCTGTGGATCCGACGGCCGCTGATCTCTGCCGGGACAACGCGGATCCACAGGTTTCGGACACCGCCGGCCCACGGCTCGCTGACGGGCTGCTCAGCGAGGCGTTGGACAGCTTCAGGGTCGGTGACGTGCTCAGCAGTCCCGGCGATCAGGACGCTCCAGCCGACGCTCCGGCTCTCGTCGACGTGATCGGCCTGGAAGGAGACCTCGCCGCCAGGTTCGGGCGCCGCGGCGCCTCGGGGATCCGTGCGGTAAACGACCGTCATGCCGTCAACAATGTAGTTGACCGGGAAGACGCCGGGCCCCGGATGCGCGGGCAACGCGATACGCCCGATCCCGTGGGTGCCGAGCCGCTCCCAGCATTCCTTGGTGGTGAGCTTCATGAGCACAGGATGCTGCGCCGCTCCGCCCTGGCCTGCGGGCGCGTCGCTCCGGCCTTCGAGCAACTCCTGGTAGGTCATACCGAGCGCGGC of the Streptomyces sp. NBC_01788 genome contains:
- a CDS encoding pyridoxamine 5'-phosphate oxidase family protein is translated as MNGDTAGRADRDLMRRIEVRLAQFGFTEEELAGQAGMSPRYFRHLIESGADFDPGGFLRVAAALGMTYQELLEGRSDAPAGQGGAAQHPVLMKLTTKECWERLGTHGIGRIALPAHPGPGVFPVNYIVDGMTVVYRTDPRGAAAPEPGGEVSFQADHVDESRSVGWSVLIAGTAEHVTDPEAVQRLAEQPVSEPWAGGVRNLWIRVVPAEISGRRIHSL